A window from Salvia miltiorrhiza cultivar Shanhuang (shh) chromosome 2, IMPLAD_Smil_shh, whole genome shotgun sequence encodes these proteins:
- the LOC131008135 gene encoding uncharacterized protein LOC131008135, whose amino-acid sequence MSRRRSIFSFGRSGRSDRDEQPTDDTSDGSGTRISGTPETPQASSSSRARRPSAPPAVTIRANTPREAQGRIVFQRMPNGALMEPVGLAKACTKSFKRVDNPGGYTWKLTPPDVKEAYYAELQKEFAWSPEDELEVRGMWEQKASKRYSDMMSDYKRKLRASTDEGREMDRPLWMSAEFWTGLQAYWSQEAVQAVSE is encoded by the exons ATGTCTCGCCGTAGAAGTATATTTTCGTTTGGTCGATCTGGTCGGTCTGATCGAGATGAGCAGCCGACTGATGACACATCTGATGGGTCCGGTACAAGGATTTCTGGGACTCCTGAGACCCCCCAGGCgtctagtagttcacgggctagaaggcccaGCGCCCCTCCAGCTGTCACCATCAGGGCCAACACGCCTAGGGAAGCACAGGGGAGGATTGTCTTTCAGAGGATGCCTAatgg TGCTTTGATGGAGCCAGTGGGCCTGGCCAAAGCCTGCACTAAATCATTTAAGAGGGTGgataacccaggcgggtacacttGGAAGTTGACTCCCCCGGATGTGAAGGAGGCGTACTATGCCGAATTACAG aaagagtttgctTGGTCGCCTGAGGACGAGCTTGAGGTCAGGGGCATGTGGGAACAGAAAGCCAGCAAGAGGTACAgtgacatgatgagcgactacaagaggAAGCTCAGGGCTAGTACCGATGAAGGTCGGGAGATGGATAGACCCCTCTGGATGTCTGCCGAATTCTGGACAGGACTTCAGGCATACTGGAGTCAGGAGGCTGTTCAGGCCGTTTCCGAGTGA
- the LOC131011576 gene encoding protein translation factor SUI1 homolog 1 isoform X2 encodes MVEVDIQIPSAFDPFAEAKESGGAGTKEYVHIRIQQRNGKKSLTTVQGLRKEFSYEKILKDLKKEFCCNGNVVQDKELGKVIQLQGDQRKNVSQFLISAGLVKKDQIKIHGF; translated from the coding sequence ATGGTTGAGGTAGACATTCAAATTCCATCTGCTTTTGATCCTTTTGCTGAGGCCAAGGAGTCGGGCGGCGCGGGGACTAAGGAATATGTGCATATACGCATCCAGCAGAGGAATGGGAAGAAAAGCTTGACGACTGTGCAGGGGCTGAGGAAGGAGTTCAGCTACGAGAAGATTCTGAAAGATCTGAAGAAGGAGTTTTGCTGCAACGGCAACGTGGTCCAGGACAAGGAGCTGGGCAAGGTGATTCAGCTGCAGGGCGATCAGCGCAAGAATGTCTCCCAGTTCTTGATCTCTGCTGGCCTAGTCAAGAAGGATCAGATCAAGATTCATGGTTTCTGA
- the LOC131011576 gene encoding protein translation factor SUI1 homolog 1 isoform X1 has protein sequence MLFSLFVICAGKAIESRLESKNPTRLMVEVDIQIPSAFDPFAEAKESGGAGTKEYVHIRIQQRNGKKSLTTVQGLRKEFSYEKILKDLKKEFCCNGNVVQDKELGKVIQLQGDQRKNVSQFLISAGLVKKDQIKIHGF, from the exons ATGCTGTTTTCGTTATTTGTGATCTGTG CAGGAAAGGCGATCGAATCCCGGTTAGAAAGTAAAAATCCAACAAGGTTGATGGTTGAGGTAGACATTCAAATTCCATCTGCTTTTGATCCTTTTGCTGAGGCCAAGGAGTCGGGCGGCGCGGGGACTAAGGAATATGTGCATATACGCATCCAGCAGAGGAATGGGAAGAAAAGCTTGACGACTGTGCAGGGGCTGAGGAAGGAGTTCAGCTACGAGAAGATTCTGAAAGATCTGAAGAAGGAGTTTTGCTGCAACGGCAACGTGGTCCAGGACAAGGAGCTGGGCAAGGTGATTCAGCTGCAGGGCGATCAGCGCAAGAATGTCTCCCAGTTCTTGATCTCTGCTGGCCTAGTCAAGAAGGATCAGATCAAGATTCATGGTTTCTGA
- the LOC131011575 gene encoding NEP1-interacting protein-like 1, protein MLKISWSSYSMSLIWRRLNDVLLKLINKFSVALFTCTFALGGAAVGAIAGAIKGQTTETGLSRGFVVGAVAGAVTAVQLMDLVVNGLPFPKVALIRSLINGKVFREWVSPALLKAYQWQMSAIDTSEREFSDIFDIHTLNGLSQDSIKELPIHNFNGTTSYSNTSCSICLEDLKNGEVVRWLPRCKHIFHVECVDEWLMRQGSCPICRKNVSSPHIQDSTLFKYAN, encoded by the exons ATGTTAAAGATCAGCTGGAGCTCCTACAGCATGTCCTTGATATGGAGAAGACTGAATGATGTTTTGTTGAAGCTCATCAACAAATTCTCTGTCGCTCTTTTTACTTGTACCTTTGCTTTAG GTGGAGCTGCAGTGGGGGCGATTGCCGGAGCAATCAAAGGGCAGACGACGGAAACCGGCCTCTCGCGTGGCTTCGTTGTAGGAGCGGTGGCGGGGGCCGTCACCGCCGTCCAATTGATGGACCTTGTCGTAAATGGACTGCCTTTTCCTAAG GTTGCATTAATTCGTAGTCTGATAAATGGGAAGGTGTTTAGGGAGTGGGTGAGCCCTGCACTCCTAAAAGCTTACCAGTGGCAG ATGAGCGCTATAGACACAAGCGAGAGGGAATTCTCAGACATCTTTGACATTCATACATTGAATGGACTATCTCAAGATTCTATTAAAGAATTACCAATTCACAACTTCAATGGTACCACATCATATTCAAACACTAGCTGCTCAATTTGTTTAGAG GATTTGAAGAATGGAGAAGTGGTGAGGTGGCTTCCTAGGTGTAAGCATATATTCCACGTTGAGTGCGTAGATGAATGGCTAATGAGGCAGGGCAGCTGCCCAATATGCAGGAAAAATGTTTCTTCACCACACATTCAAGATTCAACCCTCTTCAAATATGCAAATTAG